The following are encoded in a window of uncultured Ilyobacter sp. genomic DNA:
- a CDS encoding single-stranded DNA-binding protein: MNLVVLTGRLTRDPELKYAQSGTAYCRFSLAVDRPLKKGETDFINCVAFGKTAELIGEYLRKGRKTGVQGRLQMNRYEVEGEKKTTYDVIVDNVEFLEGRNSESSYDNNSSQGGYSNSNSYSKPSKPQVPSHSQPETESFEDDDEFPF, translated from the coding sequence TTGAATTTAGTAGTGTTGACAGGAAGACTTACGAGAGACCCAGAATTAAAGTATGCACAAAGTGGTACAGCTTACTGTAGATTTTCGCTGGCAGTGGACAGGCCTTTAAAAAAGGGAGAAACTGATTTTATCAACTGTGTTGCTTTTGGTAAGACTGCAGAATTAATAGGAGAATACCTTAGAAAGGGCAGAAAAACCGGTGTTCAAGGTAGACTCCAAATGAATAGATACGAAGTTGAGGGAGAAAAAAAGACTACTTATGACGTTATTGTTGATAATGTCGAATTTTTAGAGGGAAGAAACAGCGAATCATCTTATGATAACAACAGTTCTCAAGGTGGATATTCTAATTCTAACTCTTATTCAAAACCTTCAAAACCACAAGTACCTTCACATTCTCAACCTGAAACAGAATCATTTGAAGATGATGATGAGTTTCCTTTCTAA
- a CDS encoding MipA/OmpV family protein, with product MKNKLIILILSGLFFSTTAKADQENKISLSVGAGVITRNGIYQSEDKYKTFPVAAVNLKYDNFYINYDEIGYDFYSEDGMKLGVIGKVHLGYDSEDLKDEYDSMEDRDFDFHLGLKTTYNYDIYKFVTFATGDVSGESDGKSLGFEGSARYTMIDGKLYFIPAAGVTYVDGDFVDYFYGVKGSEAVAGGINDGLEYRGAGDVIYGLKGTFNYIYNKDLSFQWINGVKLYGGNINNSPIVRKDYSVYTGLVISYRFL from the coding sequence ATGAAAAATAAGTTAATTATACTGATTTTATCGGGTTTGTTTTTTTCAACTACTGCTAAGGCAGACCAGGAAAATAAAATTTCACTCTCTGTAGGTGCAGGGGTTATCACACGGAATGGCATCTATCAGTCAGAGGATAAATATAAAACTTTTCCAGTGGCGGCTGTAAATCTGAAATATGATAATTTTTATATTAACTATGATGAAATAGGATATGATTTTTACAGTGAAGACGGTATGAAATTGGGAGTTATAGGAAAAGTCCATTTAGGATATGATTCTGAGGATTTGAAAGATGAATATGATTCTATGGAAGACAGGGATTTTGATTTTCATCTAGGTTTGAAAACCACATACAATTACGACATTTATAAATTTGTGACCTTTGCCACTGGCGATGTAAGCGGAGAGAGCGACGGCAAGAGCTTAGGATTTGAAGGCAGTGCTAGGTATACAATGATTGACGGGAAGCTATACTTCATACCTGCTGCTGGAGTTACCTATGTAGACGGAGATTTTGTAGATTATTTCTACGGGGTGAAGGGAAGCGAGGCCGTCGCCGGAGGAATAAATGACGGATTAGAGTATAGAGGTGCAGGTGATGTCATCTACGGATTAAAGGGAACTTTTAACTATATCTATAACAAGGACCTTTCATTTCAATGGATAAATGGAGTGAAATTATATGGCGGTAACATAAATAATTCCCCCATTGTTAGAAAAGATTATTCTGTTTATACAGGACTGGTTATAAGTTACAGATTTTTATAG
- a CDS encoding NUDIX hydrolase, producing the protein MRYRIRVAAIVIQNNQILLVKSLNSKSSNEWWAPPGGGLEDVDSDIHACAVRETCEETGYTIETGDILYISEFLDPQYDSHNLEIFLKGEIVFGEIGVKDPLCRQCDGLVIEEARWFSKDELCDLTVFPESIKTSEFWGNYDQKIYTKYLGRTRG; encoded by the coding sequence ATGAGATATAGAATCCGTGTAGCCGCCATCGTTATCCAAAACAATCAAATCCTGTTAGTAAAAAGTCTAAACTCTAAAAGCAGTAATGAATGGTGGGCTCCTCCAGGTGGGGGTTTAGAAGATGTAGACAGTGATATACATGCCTGTGCAGTAAGAGAAACCTGTGAAGAGACAGGCTACACAATCGAAACAGGTGATATTCTATACATCAGTGAATTCCTAGACCCTCAATATGATTCACACAACTTAGAAATATTTCTGAAAGGGGAAATTGTCTTCGGAGAGATAGGAGTTAAAGACCCTCTATGCAGACAATGTGATGGACTGGTTATAGAGGAGGCCCGTTGGTTTTCAAAAGATGAACTTTGTGATCTAACAGTATTTCCAGAATCTATAAAAACATCTGAGTTTTGGGGAAATTATGACCAAAAAATATATACTAAATATCTTGGGAGAACAAGGGGATAA